Proteins from a genomic interval of Xanthomonas sp. AM6:
- a CDS encoding DUF3108 domain-containing protein yields MTRIARPLSALAAALLVMASLPALALEPFKADYQASYMGMQANGLMTLASEGSNRWRYSLSIKNQVADLSQSTVFEEKGGQLRPLSSDDRSLFLIKKKAVTANYDWSKAQATWSGDVKADRRGPIKLQPGDMDALLINLAIARDVNAGKTPSYRMVDEGRAKPMSYKVAGKEAITVNGKTEQATKVSRSDGSKEIIAWIVPDMPVPVRILQRENGQDALDLTIKSLR; encoded by the coding sequence ATGACACGCATCGCCCGCCCCCTGTCCGCCCTCGCCGCCGCCCTGCTGGTCATGGCCAGCCTGCCGGCGCTGGCGCTGGAGCCGTTCAAGGCGGACTACCAGGCCAGCTACATGGGCATGCAGGCCAACGGCCTGATGACCCTGGCCAGCGAAGGCAGCAACCGCTGGCGCTACAGCCTGTCGATCAAGAACCAGGTCGCCGACCTGAGCCAGAGCACGGTGTTCGAGGAAAAGGGCGGCCAGTTGCGCCCGCTCAGCAGCGACGACCGCTCGCTGTTCCTGATCAAGAAGAAGGCGGTGACCGCCAACTACGATTGGAGCAAGGCGCAGGCGACCTGGTCCGGCGACGTCAAGGCCGACCGCCGCGGCCCGATCAAGCTGCAGCCCGGCGACATGGACGCGCTGCTGATCAACCTGGCGATCGCGCGCGACGTCAACGCCGGCAAGACCCCCAGCTACCGCATGGTCGACGAGGGCCGCGCCAAGCCGATGTCCTACAAGGTGGCCGGCAAGGAAGCGATCACCGTCAACGGCAAGACCGAGCAGGCGACCAAGGTCAGCCGCAGCGACGGCTCCAAGGAGATCATCGCCTGGATCGTGCCGGACATGCCGGTGCCGGTGCGCATCCTGCAGCGCGAGAACGGCCAGGACGCGCTGGACCTGACCATCAAGTCGCTGCGCTGA
- a CDS encoding DUF3108 domain-containing protein, translated as MKPLSRQFAVLAVASLGLLAPTVGVLAQAPAPAPAPPTTAAAPAPAPAAPALQAEAWTPPPLQPFVATYQALYKGKEAGDARMQVSHSGGDEWRVDLGVQGRSGFASILGLNIEQSTVFRTQDGRYVPQSQSTVKKAVFFGKKVTGVYDWAQGVARWDGDLKKDRQQPIPLQPGDQSALLINLSIMRDAQPGKTMSYRFVDVGRVREHVYHAAEQTETVQVGDISYDALRVSRTNGGKNETILWIANGVPTPVRILQREDGEDRIDLRLTEYQGV; from the coding sequence ATGAAGCCCCTTTCGCGTCAGTTCGCTGTTCTCGCCGTGGCCAGCCTCGGCCTGCTGGCGCCGACCGTCGGCGTGCTGGCGCAGGCGCCCGCGCCGGCGCCCGCCCCTCCGACGACGGCTGCGGCGCCCGCGCCCGCCCCGGCCGCACCGGCCCTGCAGGCCGAAGCCTGGACGCCGCCGCCGCTGCAGCCGTTCGTGGCCACCTACCAGGCCCTGTACAAGGGCAAGGAAGCGGGCGATGCACGCATGCAGGTCAGCCACAGCGGCGGCGACGAATGGCGCGTGGACCTGGGCGTGCAGGGCCGCAGCGGCTTCGCCAGCATCCTCGGCCTGAACATCGAGCAGAGCACGGTGTTCCGCACCCAGGACGGGCGCTACGTGCCGCAGAGCCAGAGCACGGTGAAGAAGGCCGTGTTCTTCGGCAAGAAGGTCACCGGCGTCTACGACTGGGCGCAGGGCGTGGCGCGCTGGGACGGCGACCTGAAGAAGGACCGCCAGCAGCCGATTCCGCTGCAGCCCGGCGACCAGAGCGCGCTGCTGATCAACCTGTCGATCATGCGCGACGCGCAGCCGGGCAAGACCATGAGCTACCGCTTCGTCGACGTCGGCCGGGTCCGCGAGCACGTCTACCACGCCGCCGAGCAGACCGAGACGGTGCAGGTCGGCGATATCAGCTACGACGCGCTGCGCGTCTCGCGCACCAACGGCGGCAAGAATGAGACCATCCTGTGGATCGCCAACGGTGTGCCGACGCCGGTGCGCATCCTGCAGCGCGAAGACGGCGAAGACCGCATCGACCTGCGCCTGACCGAATACCAAGGAGTCTGA